In Trichlorobacter lovleyi, the DNA window CGGCGTTATGAAGGTGATCGTCTGGTTGTGGGTGGTGGTGGTCTGCAGGATGCGCTGGTGGCTGGTGTCAGTCAGGGCAGTCTGGATGCACGGGAACTGCTGGCAGGCTATTGTGGCTTACTCTACCAGCGGCTGGGCAGTTATGAAGAGGTGGCGCGGCGGACCGGGTTGGATCGGAGAACGGTCAAAAAATACGTCATGGACAGTCAGGAAGAAGCGCCATCCACCTGAATTTGCATCCTTAAACCTTATGCGTTTTTTACCGCAGAGGGCACAGAGGTTCGCTGAGTAAAAAGTGAAAAATAATGAGGAATGTTTAAAAGTAATACAACAAAAAGAGTTAATACCTTGTGTCGTTAATTGTCTTAAACTACCTCTGCGTTCCTTAGCGTCCTCTGCGGTGAACTTTTTATTCCTGACTCAGCTGCTGCATGGTTGCTGCCAGCTCAGCCGTAAATAGCTTGGCGTCACCGCTGAAACAGCGTGGTTCAGCAACCGCTGCCTTACCGCAGAACGGCACCAGTACAAAGCTGCCTCGCGGCAGGCTTCTGCCCAGGTTGCGCATGAAGACCGGCACCACCGGCACTGCAGGAAAGCGCTTTGCCAGGTGGGCCACCCCCGGCTTGATCTGCCCCAACTCCTCCGGCGCTCCCCGCGTCCCTTCAGGAAAGATGATCACAATCTCACCTTGCTCCAACGCTGCAGCCGGACCTGCCAGCGGATCGGCATGGAAGCTGCTCCGTTTCCGTTCCAACGGTATGACCCCCAAAAACGTGCTGGAAAGCCAGGAGCTGAGCGGCGTGCTGCAAAAGTAGTCGGCTGCAGCCACCGGTCGCAGCAATGGCACTGCCTTCAGCGGCATCAGGGCGATCAGATAGAGGATATCCAGGTGGCTGTTGTGGTTGGCGGCAATAATGGCCGGGCCGCTGATTGGCAGATGCTGGCGCCCCGTGACAGAGCGTCCCAGCAGCAGCGATACCAGCGGGCGGACACAGCAGCACAGAAAGATGATCCGGATCAGGCGTCGCATTACCACGCTACCGGAACCGGTGCCAGCGGCTCACCGACAGGTGCTGGCGGCGGCTGGCGCTGCTTCTCCTTGGGCAGCCGGGTGTAGGGGATAAACTTCAACACCTTTTTTCTGGGTACCTTGCGTCCCTCCTGCTTTGCAGCCACCATCTCCTGTACCTGGGCTGCGATTGCCGCCTCCAGGTTGCTGTCAAGCGGTTGCGGTTCCTTGCCGCTCTTCAGCCGTTCCAGCTTTTCAAAGATCTTCTTGGCGTAGATCTCGCTCTTTTCCGGTGTCTGGCTGTTGTAGCAGCCCACCGCCCGCCAGTTATAGCCGTACTTGCTGATGCAGGCCGCCAGGATCCAGGCCCCGGTCTTGGTGTTGTAGCAGGCGTCTCCCAGGTGCTTCCAGCGTTCCGGCCCCAGGGTGCTCTTCCAGATGGTGTTGATCTGCATCAGGCCGACATCATAACTGCCGTTGCTGTTCTTACCCACGGCATCCGGTTTGTTGCCGGATTCCACCCCGGCAATGGAGCGTAGCACCAGCGGGTTGATGCCGTACAGTTGCCCGGCTTCTTCAAAACAGTAAGCATGGGCGTTGCTGCTGAATAGTAAGCTGACAATGATGAGAAGGTAACTTGTGAAACGTCTGGGTGTCATGTTTTACGTCTTCCCCTTTTGTGGGTCAGCTTTAAATCAAGGATGAGATCAAGGCGACGAGGAATTCGGCGACGCAGGCGTACACGCAGTACGTCGAGGAGCCGAAGACGAGTCAACGAAGATATCGCCTTGAGTTGAAGCTGGCTTCAATGAAACAGATACCAGGTCAGATGAAAAAATACCGGCGCAGTGTAGGTCAGACTATCCACCCGGTCAAGTATGCCGCCATGTCCCGGCAGGCTGCTGCCGGAATCCTTGACCCCGATATCCCGTTTGACCGCCGATTCCACCACGTCACCGATAAAGCCGCAGCAGGCCAGCAGCGCACCCACTCCGGCACCGGCCAGGTGGCTGTAGGGGGTCAGCTGCGGCAGCAGCAAGGCAGCCAGCAGCGCACTGGTGCCGACACCCCCCAGAAAGCCGGACCAGGTCTTGCCCGGGCTGACCGTGGGGATGATCTTGGGCCCGCCCAGCAGCTTGCCCCAGATAAACTGGAACACATCATTCAGGGCGGTCATGATCACCAGCGACAGCACATAGCCCAGGCCATGCCCCACGCCAACCACCGGCAGCTGCATCAGATAGGCCACATGGCTTAAGGAGAAGATGGTCATCATCGCCACCCAGTTGATCACCCCGGCAGAGCGGATAAAGCCTTCGGTCTCGCCGGCAATCACCAGCCGCAAGGGGATGAACAGGAACAGCCAGACCGGGACAAAGATGATGAACATGCCGTACCACTGCATTCCCACCCAGAGATACTGCAGCACAATGGCAGGAAACAGCCAGAACAGGGCACCGCGATCAGCCGGCCTGGTCTCCAGCAGGGTGATGAACTCCCGCAGGGCCAGAAAGCTGATAAAGCCGAACAGCCAAGGGGCAAAGCCGGGCCGCCAGGTGCCCAGGCTGAACAGGGCGATGATCAACAGCCAGGTGCGGGAGCGGATCAAGACCTCGTTGCTCTTCAGCATCAGACCTGCCAGCATGCCGGTTACTGCGCCGCCAACCATCAGCCCCAGCACCAGAAAGCCGTGGGGTAGGCTGGCGTAGCTGGAGCCGGCAATCCACTGCTGCAGGTTCATGGGCGTGCCTCCTGGATTCCCCGGCGTACCCGGTTGCTGATGGTGAGCAGCGCCAGCAGACTGGCGATCAGCAGGGCCCAGTTCATCACAATACCGTGCAGGGCCTGCCTGTTTTCAAAGACGGCCCAGGCGGTAAAGAGTCCCAAGGCACCAAAGAAGACCGCCCGGTCGCTCTTGCCAAAGGGGCCGTCATAGCGCCGGGAGGCACCGATGGTCTTGCCTTGCAGCCCCACAAACTCGGTTAACAGACAGAGCCCGATCATGATCACCCAGCCCATCCCATACTCCATCAGATCCAGAAACGGCAGGTACAGGGCCGCATCGGAAACCACGTCGCCCACTTCATTCAGGTAGGCGCCAAACAGACTCTGCTGGTGGTGTTCACGGGCCAGCATGCCGTCAATGGCATTCAGCGCCATGCGGATAAACAGGAACAGCCCCAGAAACAGGAACGGATACGGGTTGGGGCCGTGGCTGACAAAGGGCTGGTAGATCCAGATGCCATAGGCGATGGAGCCCAGCATGGCGGTCAGGGTGACCATGTTGGCGGTCACGCCGCTACGGGCCAGCAGCTTGACCAGCGGACGCAGCAGGTTCTGGAATTTGGGTTTCAGGTCGTAGACCGATGGCATGGTAGATATCCTTTTTGAAATTTTAACACCTAACCCCCCTCAATCCCCCCTTGTCAGGGGGGAGGTCTTTAGGCCTTCCTGAATTTGCCCCCTCCCTGATAAGGGAGGGCTGGGGTGGGTTAACGTTTGTAATTCTTTGCGTTCCTTGCGTTCTTTCGCGGCTACATTCTCAGCAATCTTGCTGGATTGGTAAACACCTCTTCCGGCACACCCAGGGCCCGTTTCAGCTCCAGGTCGCGATCCCACGGGTTTTTGATCGCCACCAGCCGTGCCACGGTCCAGGGGGCTAGCCGGGTCAGGTGCCCCAGCGGTGAGACCAGCGGGGTGTTGGTCAACGGCATGTCCGTGCCGTAATGCAACCTGCCATGCAGGTGATGCTGCTGCAGCAAGCGCCGCAGCTGGCCGGGGCGGTTCAGCTGGGTCAGGGCCGAGATGTCGGCGTGCAGGTTGGGATGCTGGTCGCACAACCGCAGGAAGCGCTTGAAATTATGCTCACCTTCATTTTTGCCATTGGCAGCGGCATGGGCGGCAATCACGGTCACCCCCTGTTCCAGCGCCAGACGCAGCCGGTGCGGGTCTCCCAGTTCATTGCGGGCATAGGTAAAGGACCCCTCCTCACCGGTGTGGGTCAAAAGCGGCAGGCCATGCTGCTGCATCCGCTGGTAGAACGGCACCAGCCGTTTATCTGCCAGGTCAATATGCTGGATCGAGGGCAGCCACTTCATCAGCACGGCCCCTGTGGCAACGGCCTTGTCCAGCTGTTCCAGGGCGTCCCTGCGGTAGGGATTGATGCTGGCCCCAAAGCGCAGGTTGGGGTGCTGCTTGACCGCCTCTGCCAGAAATTCATTGGGGATGTACATCTCGGTGCAGCCCTGGTCCAGCTCGCCTTTGCTGTCCAGCACGCCATCCATGGCCAGTACCACAGCCAGATCAACCCTGCCGGAGGCGGTCAGGGATGCGGACAGCCGTTGCAGCACCAGCTTGTCGCCATGCTGCAGCAGCTCATGTTCCCGCACCCCGAACGAGCTCAGGTAGACCCGGTATTTCCAGCTTCTGCGCAGGGCAGGGGAGATGAAGCAGCCGGAGTTGCCGGAGCCGATCCCGGCGGTGTGGCAATGGATATCTATGATGGGATGCATAATCATCTCCTGATTTCAACTCCACGCTGCACCGAGGAAAACAGTGCAACCATCCTGCTGATACGTTACAATACACCCCAGTCTGGATTGAAATCACTACAACAACAGGGACACTATGAATCGACTGGGTACTATCATGTTTCGGGGGCTGGTGGCGATGCTGCCGGCCATTCTGACGATCTATATTCTCTTCTGGCTTGTACGTTCCGCTGAAACCGTGCTGGGCGGCATGCTCAAGGTGCTGCTGCCGGTTGGCTGGTATATTCCCGGCATGGGGCTTTTGGCCGGGATTGCTGCCACCTTCCTGTTCGGCCTGGGACTGAACGCCTTTATGGTCCGCCGGCTGCTCGACCTGAGTGAAAAGGTTGCGGATCAGATACCGGTCATCAAAACCCTCTACGGCTCCCTCAAGGACTTTATCGGGTTCTTTGCCAATCAACGTGATTCCCAATTCAGCCAGGTGGTCAGCATTGAGCTTGAATTCGGCGGCAAGCCGATGCGTCTGATCGGTTTTGTTACCCGCAGCGATTTCAGCACTCTGCCTGCCGGCATTGCCGAGGAAGACGAAATCGCCGTCTACCTGCCGCTCAGTTACCAGATTGGCGGTTATACCGTGATCGTGCCCCGCTCCGCAGTAAAACCGATCAACATCTCCACCCACCGCGCCATGGGCTTTGTGGTTACCGGCGGCATGGCTGCTGACAAGGGACATGCCGACAAGACAACGCCCTAAGTTCAAAGGTATTGCATTCGGCAGTTGACAGTGTCCCAGCCTTGCTCAGATGCGGGCAATTCGCTCTGCCGGGACACTGCCAACTTTTCAGTTTGATGGCGTGCCATGCTCGCTCCCGCAAGCCCAGCAGTGGCGCGCCTGGCTGTGCATCGGCTTGGCGCAGGCCGGGCAGGGGCTGAACTGCACGTAGCCGCAGAACGGGCAGGCCCGTGCCCCATTGGGCAGATGTTTGCCGCACTGCTGACACTCACCTTTTGCTATCCTGCGTTCAATCAGCTTTTCCCGCGAAAACAGCTTTTTCTGGAAGATATAGATCAGGAACAAGGCTGCCACAATGGCCAGCGCAATGATCAGGTAATGCCAGATCGCCACCAGCTTGAGCGCGGTCAAGAGCGCTATCAGCTTGTGCAGCAACTGCTTGGGGATGATGTCGTAGATCGCCTCGATCAGCTTGCAGAAGATCGGGATGAACGATACCCCCAGCAGGTGGGATGACACCAGGGTCTGCAGCCCGCGGCTGCGCCGGATGCTGGCGTTGTTCCAGGCATAGAAGATGGCAAACAGCGGCAGCAGAAACAGCATCTGCATGCCAAATCGCTTGACCGGGTACCAGAAGTTCAGGGTGCGCAGCTCAGCCAGCAAGGCCTGACGGTCACTGGCCTGGGATGCCTGCAGTCTGGCCCAGAGCGCTGCCACGGTGGGGTGGCTGTTGATCTGCTCATCCAAGGTTGCCAGCATGGCTTTCAGGCTGTTCAAGCGGCTGGTCTTCTGCTTGAACTCGGCCTTGGTGGCATCAATCTCGGTGGCCGGTTCAGGCTGTTGGGCAATGGCCTCCAGCAGGGCTGTATCGTAGCTGCCTTTCAGTTGATCAATCCTGCGTTGCAGCTCCTGGGTCTCGCGCTCGGCTTTCTGGCGCTCATCAAAGCTGGTGGCCAAGGCCTTGTCGTTCTTGATCCGGTCCAGCAGGCTCAGGTAGGGGGTGCAGGCCGGGTGGCGCTCATGGGGACTCTCCTGCGGACGGTGGTAGTAGCTGTTGTTGGTGGTATTCACCAGTTGGGACAGGTTCTCAATCCGGTTGGTGGGGTTCCAGGTGCGGTCGATCACCATCTCGCGGCAGGCGCTGGGGATAAACTCCTCCGGCGTGCTCAACTGGCGGGTATGGGCAGCCAGGCCGTTAAAGATGGCAGTCAGGATGAAGATGTCCAGAAACAGCAGGATCACCAGGGTGGCCTTGCTTAAGGGCTGATTATCAAGATTGGTCAGGCTGGCCTTGACCCGCAACAGCTTGTCTTTGATGCGTTTGCCTGGATTCATGGTGTGCTCCTTGCTGAGTGATACATGTCAACGGTAGTGAGTTGACCGGTCTGGCCGGTCTAACTCCCTAGTTGGGATCTGCTCCTTCTGGTTCAACTTTGAAACTTGCTATGCCCCGTCACTAAAGACTTTGCTTTTGTGCAAATCTCGCGATGAGTTTCCGCCCCTCCTCAGTTACGAGTTGCAAGCACTCCACCAATTCGTCTTCTAAATAAAAGAAGTCTTCGGCTTTTTTATGAAGAGTATCCATGTTCGGGTTGCTGTCGATGGTCACTAATAGAGCCTCGTGAGCCACATAATTCCGCTCTGACCTCAACTTGTTGAGGCGTTTTTTAAGCTCTTCGTTTCCGTTTAGCTTCGTAAATATGTTAAGTAGACGCTCAAGTGGATAGTTTTCAACGTCCGATATGGAAAAGTCAAAATGAACCCTGCCACCAATAAGATGGTGAATTAAGTCGTACGACTTACCTATGTAAATCTTAAGCGCGAGTTCCAACAGCTGAAAGTTGGAAAGGATGCCAACCACTCGATCTTTATAGAAGGTCTTCGTTCTTTCCACTTGTTCCCCCTAGTAAATGCTCAACTCGTTAATCTAAGCTTTTCCTATGTAGGATGCTTGTTTATTATATAGGTATCCTGAGTCATCGCTCTTTGCTTCGCAGTCCGGAAATATCCTTTACACCATAGCCTCAGCCAACTTCTTCAGTCCCTTCAGATCCAGCTTACCGCTACCCAAGAGCGGAATCGCCTCTGCTGCCACCAGTAGGGATGGTTTCCAGAGGTTGGGCAGGTCGGCCTGTTCAATCGCCTGTTTAACCTTGGCCTCATCCAGTTGGGTCTGATCAAAGACCACCGCAATCCGCTCACCCTTTTTCTCATCCGGCACTGCCGTGACTGCCAGCAGCACGTCTGTGCTGGCCAGGGCTGCCAGCAGCCGCTCCTCCACGGCGCCGTGGGGGATCATCTCGCCGCCGATCTTGCTGAAACGAGCCAGACGGTCGGTGATCACCACAAAGCCCTGTTCATTGATGTAGCCGATGTCGCCGGTGTTGTACCAGCCATTGCGGATTACCTTGGCAGTCTCTGCCGGTTTGCCCAGGTAGCCGGTCATCAGGTTGGGGCCAGCCACCTCGATCAGCCCCGGCTGACCATCAGCCAGCAGTGCGTGGCTGTCCGGATCGCTGATCCGTACCGCCACCCCTGGAATCGGTCTGCCCACGCTGCCCGGCAGTTGCCCTTTCTGGCGGATGCCGCCGATCTCCACATCCGGGATATTGAGTGAGATAACCGGTGACAGCTCGGTTGCGCCATACCCTTCCAACGGCCGCAGTTTGAACTTCTCTTCAAAGGCATTGGCCAGCTCGGTCTTGAGCTTTTCAGCACCGGTGATCACCAGGCGCAGGGATTTGAAATCCTCCGGGTCTGCCTTGCGCAGATAGGCAGACAGGAAGGTGGGGGTGGCGATCAGGATGGTGGCCTTTTCATTGCGCACCAGCTTGACCACTTGCGTTGCCTCCAGCGGGTTGCTGTGGCAGGCCGAGGAAAAGCCGGACAAGAGCGGCAGCCAGAGCGTGCCGGTAAAGCCCAGGGAGTGGAACAGCGGCAGCACTGCTGCCACCCGGTCGTTCTGATCCGGCTGGAACACGGCCCGCAGGGATTCGATGTTGGAGAGGATGTTGTGGTGTGACAGCATGACCCCTTTGGGAGTGCCGGTGCTGCCGGAGGAGAAGATGATGGTGGCCGTGTCATCCGGGGCCGGGTTGTCGGCCACCAGGGTTGCCAGCGGTGCCAGTCTGGCAGCAGCCAGCGCCTTCAGTTTTTCCAGTGATCCCAGCCCTTGCATAACCTCTTCCAGCAGGATGATCTGTTCCGGCATCGGCAGGTCAGGCAGTTTCTCCAAGACCTTTTTAGAGGTGACCACGCAGCTGATCTCTGCCTGTTCCAGGGATGAGGCAAAGGCATCCCGTGAAGCGGTGTAGTTGAGGTTAACCGGCACCTTGCCCAGCAGGGTCAGGGCGATGTTGGCAGTAAAGCCGGCCACGGAAGGGGGCAGCAGGATGCCGACATTGGTGTTGGACAGCAGCGGCTGCAGCCGGTTTTTAACCAGCAGGCTGCCGGTCAGCAGCTGGCCGTAGGTTAAGCTTTTCCCGGTGGTGTCGTTGACCGCCGGGTGAGACCAGTTGCTGCGGGCAGTGCGGACAAAGGCATCAGCCAACGGCAGGCGCTGGTCTTTGCGGGCCTCAAAGTAGCGCACTGACAGCTCCATTACGGCAGTGCGGGCCTGGGCTGCCTGATCAGCAGACAGCGGCGTGCCGAACAGGATATGCATGGGATAGCGGTTCAGGTAGATATGGCGGTTGCGGGCATAGCTGAAGATGTTGCCCCAGGCGCCGCCGATGTAGGCCGGAATGATCGGCACGCCGGTTGCCTGGGCGATCCGGGCAAAGCCGGGCCGGAAGGCGTTCAGGCTACCGTGACGGGTGATCTCTCCCTCGGCAAAGATGCAGACCAGGTAGCCCTCATCCAGCACCTGTTTGGTGGCGCGCAGGAACTCCTTGAACCCGGCAATGCCATCCTTGGCAGAGACCGGAATCACCCCCATCAGTTTAAAGAGCGGGTTCAGGGCCGGGGTCTCGTAGATGCTGCGATCCATCACAAAACGGATGCGGCGGGTCTGGGTGGCAACCAGCAGCAGGGCATCAATCCAGGAGACATGGTTGGCCACCAGCAGGGCCGGGCCATCCAGCGGTACATTGTCCCTGCCATCCACCCTAATCTTGTACAGCAGGTGCATCACCACCAGGGCCACAAAACGCAGCAGGAAATCCGGCAGGTAGCGGATGGTAACCAGGGTCAGCAGCAGGGTCATGACACCCATCACACTGAACCCTTGGGCAGCGGTCATATGCAGCGGTCCACTGAACAGGAAGGTCAGGGCAGAGGCGATCAGGATGCCGACCCAGTTGATAAAGCTGGAGGCAGCCAGCACCTCGCCCCTGATCTCGGCCTCGGCCCGCATCTGGATAAAGGTCTGTAAAGGCAGGGAGAACAGGCCGGCGCTGATGCCGAACAGCAGGATGATGGCCAGTACGGTGGGCAGATGGGCAGGCGCGTTGTGCAGCAGTACCGGCGCAATGGTCAGGCCGATGGCCCCTAGCGGC includes these proteins:
- a CDS encoding phosphatidate cytidylyltransferase; this encodes MNLQQWIAGSSYASLPHGFLVLGLMVGGAVTGMLAGLMLKSNEVLIRSRTWLLIIALFSLGTWRPGFAPWLFGFISFLALREFITLLETRPADRGALFWLFPAIVLQYLWVGMQWYGMFIIFVPVWLFLFIPLRLVIAGETEGFIRSAGVINWVAMMTIFSLSHVAYLMQLPVVGVGHGLGYVLSLVIMTALNDVFQFIWGKLLGGPKIIPTVSPGKTWSGFLGGVGTSALLAALLLPQLTPYSHLAGAGVGALLACCGFIGDVVESAVKRDIGVKDSGSSLPGHGGILDRVDSLTYTAPVFFHLTWYLFH
- a CDS encoding lysophospholipid acyltransferase family protein, coding for MRRLIRIIFLCCCVRPLVSLLLGRSVTGRQHLPISGPAIIAANHNSHLDILYLIALMPLKAVPLLRPVAAADYFCSTPLSSWLSSTFLGVIPLERKRSSFHADPLAGPAAALEQGEIVIIFPEGTRGAPEELGQIKPGVAHLAKRFPAVPVVPVFMRNLGRSLPRGSFVLVPFCGKAAVAEPRCFSGDAKLFTAELAATMQQLSQE
- a CDS encoding DUF502 domain-containing protein, encoding MNRLGTIMFRGLVAMLPAILTIYILFWLVRSAETVLGGMLKVLLPVGWYIPGMGLLAGIAATFLFGLGLNAFMVRRLLDLSEKVADQIPVIKTLYGSLKDFIGFFANQRDSQFSQVVSIELEFGGKPMRLIGFVTRSDFSTLPAGIAEEDEIAVYLPLSYQIGGYTVIVPRSAVKPINISTHRAMGFVVTGGMAADKGHADKTTP
- a CDS encoding zinc ribbon domain-containing protein, producing MNPGKRIKDKLLRVKASLTNLDNQPLSKATLVILLFLDIFILTAIFNGLAAHTRQLSTPEEFIPSACREMVIDRTWNPTNRIENLSQLVNTTNNSYYHRPQESPHERHPACTPYLSLLDRIKNDKALATSFDERQKAERETQELQRRIDQLKGSYDTALLEAIAQQPEPATEIDATKAEFKQKTSRLNSLKAMLATLDEQINSHPTVAALWARLQASQASDRQALLAELRTLNFWYPVKRFGMQMLFLLPLFAIFYAWNNASIRRSRGLQTLVSSHLLGVSFIPIFCKLIEAIYDIIPKQLLHKLIALLTALKLVAIWHYLIIALAIVAALFLIYIFQKKLFSREKLIERRIAKGECQQCGKHLPNGARACPFCGYVQFSPCPACAKPMHSQARHCWACGSEHGTPSN
- a CDS encoding acyl-[ACP]--phospholipid O-acyltransferase, whose translation is MSKLPAGLPALNLTQFLGAMNDNILKLLIIFFLIHHQGASRAGIITACAGVAFVLPFLLFSAPAGCLSDRFSKARVSVAVKLLEVIVTALAVATFALRLEWGLYGVLFLMATHSAFFAPAKYGIIPELAPRDELSRANGLIESFTFLAIIFGTTLASALTQAVGGRFWLAACFCLAVAIVGLISALRLPKVAAVAPNRPIRLFPAEILRTLQHIRHDHWLMLAITGLAWFMLVGAFTQLNLIGYGIQQLGLDEAKSGYLFLASAFGIAGGSLLAAKLSGKDVEFGIVPLGAIGLTIAPVLLHNAPAHLPTVLAIILLFGISAGLFSLPLQTFIQMRAEAEIRGEVLAASSFINWVGILIASALTFLFSGPLHMTAAQGFSVMGVMTLLLTLVTIRYLPDFLLRFVALVVMHLLYKIRVDGRDNVPLDGPALLVANHVSWIDALLLVATQTRRIRFVMDRSIYETPALNPLFKLMGVIPVSAKDGIAGFKEFLRATKQVLDEGYLVCIFAEGEITRHGSLNAFRPGFARIAQATGVPIIPAYIGGAWGNIFSYARNRHIYLNRYPMHILFGTPLSADQAAQARTAVMELSVRYFEARKDQRLPLADAFVRTARSNWSHPAVNDTTGKSLTYGQLLTGSLLVKNRLQPLLSNTNVGILLPPSVAGFTANIALTLLGKVPVNLNYTASRDAFASSLEQAEISCVVTSKKVLEKLPDLPMPEQIILLEEVMQGLGSLEKLKALAAARLAPLATLVADNPAPDDTATIIFSSGSTGTPKGVMLSHHNILSNIESLRAVFQPDQNDRVAAVLPLFHSLGFTGTLWLPLLSGFSSACHSNPLEATQVVKLVRNEKATILIATPTFLSAYLRKADPEDFKSLRLVITGAEKLKTELANAFEEKFKLRPLEGYGATELSPVISLNIPDVEIGGIRQKGQLPGSVGRPIPGVAVRISDPDSHALLADGQPGLIEVAGPNLMTGYLGKPAETAKVIRNGWYNTGDIGYINEQGFVVITDRLARFSKIGGEMIPHGAVEERLLAALASTDVLLAVTAVPDEKKGERIAVVFDQTQLDEAKVKQAIEQADLPNLWKPSLLVAAEAIPLLGSGKLDLKGLKKLAEAMV
- a CDS encoding lytic transglycosylase domain-containing protein, with translation MTPRRFTSYLLIIVSLLFSSNAHAYCFEEAGQLYGINPLVLRSIAGVESGNKPDAVGKNSNGSYDVGLMQINTIWKSTLGPERWKHLGDACYNTKTGAWILAACISKYGYNWRAVGCYNSQTPEKSEIYAKKIFEKLERLKSGKEPQPLDSNLEAAIAAQVQEMVAAKQEGRKVPRKKVLKFIPYTRLPKEKQRQPPPAPVGEPLAPVPVAW
- a CDS encoding CDP-alcohol phosphatidyltransferase family protein, translating into MPSVYDLKPKFQNLLRPLVKLLARSGVTANMVTLTAMLGSIAYGIWIYQPFVSHGPNPYPFLFLGLFLFIRMALNAIDGMLAREHHQQSLFGAYLNEVGDVVSDAALYLPFLDLMEYGMGWVIMIGLCLLTEFVGLQGKTIGASRRYDGPFGKSDRAVFFGALGLFTAWAVFENRQALHGIVMNWALLIASLLALLTISNRVRRGIQEARP
- a CDS encoding amidohydrolase family protein; translated protein: MHPIIDIHCHTAGIGSGNSGCFISPALRRSWKYRVYLSSFGVREHELLQHGDKLVLQRLSASLTASGRVDLAVVLAMDGVLDSKGELDQGCTEMYIPNEFLAEAVKQHPNLRFGASINPYRRDALEQLDKAVATGAVLMKWLPSIQHIDLADKRLVPFYQRMQQHGLPLLTHTGEEGSFTYARNELGDPHRLRLALEQGVTVIAAHAAANGKNEGEHNFKRFLRLCDQHPNLHADISALTQLNRPGQLRRLLQQHHLHGRLHYGTDMPLTNTPLVSPLGHLTRLAPWTVARLVAIKNPWDRDLELKRALGVPEEVFTNPARLLRM